GGTAGATCAGTAACGGATCTAGATTGGTCGCCCAAAGTGAGCTTTTTGTCACTGCATAATGCTTGAAAGATCTAAGCTGATACAAATTCCCGTTAATCCAGTTCCCCGAATTAGTGGCTGCGTCATATAACAAAAATCCTACCGCTGTCAATGATCCGGATGGTATAGTAGCAGTATGGAATTTGCATTTACTGGAACGACCTGAATTTGTCTTCCACTCCCCTGTCAGTTCAACACGATGCGATCGACGGGATAGCAACTGATCCAGCTTGCCTTAGTCCGATGTACTTTCCGTCACTTTCTCCCCATATCACCCTACTCTCATATTCGGCGGTTCATACTCCGGTCAAGTGTTACTATGGGATACAAGAGCCAAGCACCTGCCAGTACTGAAAACTCCCTTATCATCGAACGGACATACCTATCCGATATACGGGATGAAAATGGTCGGCACTCAGAATGCCAATAATCTGATATCAACAAGCACGGATGGTTTGGTATGTAGTTGGCTAACCGATATGCTGGCTCAGCCGCAGGTGAGTCACACAGTGATTAGGGGAGGTATTTGTTTGACAATagagctgatatctgttATCAACTTCATAGGAAACACTCCCACTTACTGTCCCATCACATAACAAGACCGATGAAGTGTCAATAACATGCCTTGATTTCCCCGACAACGAAACATCTACATTCTGGATAGGGACAGAGGAAGGATCGATCTATCAGGCTAATCGATATGATCGGGCTTCATCAAAGGCAGGACTCAATACCGATGATGTCTATCGTGGACATGCTGCTCCAATCACCGGAATCGATTTTCACCCCAGTTcaggatcgatcgatttctCAGATCTGTttttatcttcttcggtaGATTGGACAGTCAAATTATGGAGAACCAAAGGTTCTTCTActacttcttcaacatccaaTACGACAACAAGTAAAAACACGAAAGGAGATACGAGTCTGGGTTTGGGAATTGGATCGTTACATTCAtttgaagaagctgatgattatGTGTTCGACGTTAAATGGCATCCTAATCATCCAGCAATGTTCGGTGTTGTcgatggaaatgggaaattCGATTTATGGAACTTGAATCAAGATGTTGAAGTTCCAATGGTCTCCACGAAAGTATCGAATGAGGCTATCAATAAATTATCATTTGATAAATCCCCTCTATTGtcgaagaaggtgggatTAGGTTCATCAAATGGGAAgttatatgtatatgacATGTCAGAGAAATTGGTTCAACCTAGAGATAACGAATGGGTAGAATTACAGAAGACCATCCAGAGGTTGGTGGCTTCAAGGGAAAGTAGGGATAGTAATAGTACTTTGAATAATAATCATTTTGATTTGACTGATGCGACGAGgagatatagatagattAGATTGAGTAGGTGAGGTGTATTTTAACGATGTAATGAATTGTCACGAGTACATACATGACTGGTTATGATGAGGATATTTCGCTGGCGTTAGGGAGTTACCAGATACATATCGGATCATCCTGGTACTGAGAATGCTTGTAGCAGAACCGGACAGCTGGACAGCTGGAATCGACTGTACACCTCGGCATAAATCTCGCCgaaggagggagagagagggagagcAGGAATGTGTCTGGACGCGTATGTCCCAGTCTCATGTTCCGGAGTTACGTCACTGCCCTGATCGATTGGGATGCATATGGTCCGTGCGACCGAGTGAGCGTGAAATTGTAACGCGTCGAGAGGTTTTTTTGAGCGTGCATGTAAGCTAATCGTGGAAAAAGGATAGAGAGAGACTCATACTTGAACAGTGCTCGTATAGCACTGCTGGACCTATCCGAGCCACTGACATAAGTGCACACACCACTCACACATAATCAAGGTTGACTGGATTCTCGATAACCCATGCTCGGGACATAGACAATAGCAATCAAGCTTCTTCGCGTCTGACTTTTCACTTCAGCGGATTCCTTGATCCACCCATCCTACTTTTCATACAGGTTTCATCACTTTATAACACACTCGTATATCGTATACATACACGACATCATAATTGTTTGTACTCCCTCGCAACGCCTGTACCATACTTTCGAAAACCATCGACCGTCCCACGACAAGGATATCACCCTTCGATTCCTATCACCATATCCCATTCTTTCCACAAGATCAGTCACCCACCATGACCGTGACAAGCAGGAAACACGCTCTGCATCTTGCTCTGCCACCTAGGATAGCCATGACACGGTGAGTCGTTTTTCACTCTGGCTTGTACTCGTCGAATGTAGGATATAAACAACTGACTCCTGTATGAATAGCACGGACTCGGATGATTCAGCTCCTTCGACGCCTGGACCACATACACCATTACCCCATGAGTCTCTTGGGGTGAGTACAGGCCTATTAACaatgatcgatgatccatATCGCTGACAGCGATGTTGTATGCAGTACTTCAACGCTCCTCTGATCTCCTGCGATACAATGAACCTGGATGAAACGAGCTCAATAGGCTTAGGAACAAAAAGAGGtagagatgaggaagatgagagatacgTCGAACCTGAGTGGacagaagaggagatcgacgTGATACAATCTGTAAGTTTTACTAGATGTCGTGTCGTTTCATGGCTAATGATATCTGTACAGACTCTCATTCACCCATTTCGACCAGTTTCTACATCCTATCCACCTGGTGcattaccaccaccgaaaGTGTTAGACGAATTGACCAATCAAATCCTCAATTACGCTTTCCGACATTCCTGCTCGTCCTCAAGTCCTGATGGGGTCGACCCATCCTCAAGCCCGAAGAGAGGATTGtcagagaagaaatggaaacATTCGTGGGATGCAACACATAAAAAGTTGTTTGAGATAGCTTTGAACGAAAGTAAATCAGCATTTGGATTTGATAATAtcgaggaaaagaagaaattgaccagggaagagaggataaaTCATACTAACCATAGACCAGGTCTAAGGAGAGTAGATAGTATGGATTTTCTTAATCagcaggatgatgaggatgtggatgagaatgaacagAAGAAATCTGATAATGTTGGAAGAGCAATAAGGTGAGTTACTCGTCTCATCATTTTGTTCACGGGAGTCAACTCATGCATGCGAATATATCTAGACTATCGACGTCGTTGCAAAACAGCGCGAAACAAGAGCCATTGCTACTATCCTTGACCAGATCAACTTCAGGTAAGTTGACAAGAGATCTCTCGTTCCGTACTCGTACTCGAACGAAGTCTCGCTGATAAATTTCGCAGTTGGATCAGGACTTCTCGCAGACTCTCCCCTATACCCAGCTGGACCTTCTATAactcctgctcctcccaTTGCAGCGATCACCTTGACACCTGCTTCACCTACTGGTCCGACTCCCAAATCCCAAACATTACGACGTAAACCATCATTACGAAACTTGTCTGCTAAACCCTCAAGACCCATCAGTCTCCTGCAGAGAGGAAGGAGTTTCACAGCTGAAGATCTACGTGCGGAAGCTGAATCCAACCCTTCATCCGATGACAAATTACTTTCATCGTCAATTGGTAATGATACCGACAATCCAATCATCAGTCCAACGTCATCTGAAATGGTGACTTCACCAATTCCCATAACCTCCCAACCTCTACCACTACTGCGGACCTCAGCGTCGTCATCGACTGGGAGCTCAGCGAAGCTAACTAGGTCAcactcatcttcttcgacttTATACCCTCAACCGCACGCTGTGCAAAAAGCATTCTTGCAAAATCCCAAACCTTCCACAAACGATCGATCACGGTTAGCATTACCCTTACCAATCATAGATGATCCGATACCCACtaaatcttcttcgtcgGGTGGATGGAGtgatagtgaagatgagtCGATCAGCAAGAAACAACCTAGAAAAATCAAGAAATTGAAACAGGGCAAGAACAAATTAGAGCTTGGTGGTGGGATTAGGGCACCGGCGATAGTCAACCAACAGATGTTGTTACCTGAATTGACATCTTCgggaggtggattgggtttAAGAAGTCCTttcgaagagaaggaagaaccTCAATTCGTGTAGAGTCATGATATTTGCATTTCTGTCAATTAAGTTTCCTgttgatatctcttcttctctatGTATTACCTCCTTTCTAGGTTCAGTTTAATCATTTCTATCAGTATATACCGTATAACACAAAGCATATAGTCTATTATAATTGCAGTAAAGAGAGTCAGGACGGCgtttgtatatgtatatgtatgtgtaAATGTATCAAATTGCAGTGTAGTTAATTTGTATGAGGTCATTTCGTTACTACTCTACTGTACATCTGACGCGTATCTCAGTGACTGTGACTGTGACTGTGACTGTGTGACTGCCGGCAACTACGGATCACATTGTCACTGGCAAAAAATATCAACCAATGTTCAGGTGCTCATTTCGCATCTCTCACTTCTTACCAGGCTatgcttcatcttctgttcACCATTATCGTTTGACTCTGCTCATTCCAATATCTTCCCATCAATTATCTGCATTCTCAACCAAAATCGACATAACAACATCCCATCCCGCACAGACAAATCTCGATCGCACAATAACCAAATCCCCATTTAGATCTTTAAATCAAAGCCAAGAGAACCAAACAGATCTATCAAAAGCTGGCCAATTGGCCGGCTCATATTGGGGGAATAAGATCGTCAGAAGTCATACAAGATGACAGTGACAGGCGCACTATCAGCAGATGTAGCTCAGGGGACATATGTACCTCCTTTTCAATATGTTACTTCTTATGCTCAGGCTCCCGAAGTGACAGGTTCGATAACTAGTGAGTTAGGACATGTCGTCAAACGTAGTTTCAAGGCTGACTTCTGCGGGTCTTAGGTGCATTACCTGTAAGATTCAGATTATCTTATACAACCTCGCATGCTAATCAGGACATATAGGTTAATCCCACCGTCACCGCTTCTTCCGATGCTGCCTATGCGACGGCCTACCTTCAAGCTCACATGATGAGGTATGTCCGCTAACATGACATCTAAGCCAAGGCTGATTTTTTAATACTCCTACTACGCAGTTGGCCATCATACCGCTATGCCTATCTATTATGGTTCGTATTCATCGCTCTGGGAGGGATCTACGCTCTATCACACCATCTTAGATTATCGGGCGGTTCGTTAGGTGCGGGGTTCAAGAAATGGGGTATGAAGAGGAAACCTGTTGGTCGGAAGAGAGCAGGAGGTACAAGAGGGATGGCATTACCGAGTAATAGTGCATTGATTTCCATCGGGATCATGTCGATCGTCACGGTCGTCTTAGCATTAATCGGAGCAGATTACATCAACCCCAATTCGTCAACATTCAATTTCGGCGATTCATTTAGGAAAAGAGCTTCGATTGGATATACAATCAACAAAGCTTGGTGGACGACTGGATCAAGATTTGGATTTATGGCTTTCGCCCTGATACCATTAGTAGTCTTATTTGCATTGAAAGCTCCACCTTTAGCTATCTTCGCCATCAGGGGCTTCACACATCTCTATTCGGATAAATTGGCTCTGTTCCATCGAGCGGCAGCGTGGATCGTATGGGGTTTCACCACTGTACATGTGGTACTTTGGACGGTCCAATTGTTTCAAGATCAACAGGAAGGAAGAGCAGTCTGGTTCTTGATTTGGAATAGTTATAGGTTCATCTTTGGTTGTGTGGCTTATGCTGCTATGACTGCGGTCATGGTGTTGAGCTTGAAGCCGTTTAGAAAGAATTCatatgaggtgagtcagtATTATCCTACAGTCTCACATCGTCGGCTAATGCATGTACTTCTGACTTCAGTTCTTCTACGCTGCTCATGTCGTCTTTGTCGTCCTCACCATTGTATGCTCAGCAATTCATCACCCGGTTTTGTGGTTCTGGATGGCAGGAGCGTTAGCCTTGTGGGGACTGGAGAGGACATATCGTTTCGTACGATTAGCCAAGATCAATGGGATGTTCGGGAGAAAAAAGAGAGGAAATCTCGAAGTCGTTGCTGGAAGACCGTACAAGGATGCTACGCAAAGCTATGGGATGCAAGAGCTCAAGAGAAGTAGTGATGACGATGCGCCGTATACCGACAAGACTCTCCCAAGATCACCGCAAGCTCAACAGGAGAATGAACATGAATTGAATGATTTTGGGAGATCGTCTAATTATGGGTACTACGACGAAGGATCGCTCCAACCTCTCGGATCGTATGAATCGCGATACGACCAGCCCCAGCACCAACGAACAGAATCTACAACCAGCATGATGCCTATACCTCGAAGTGGATCAACGGGTAACATGGCTATACCTCGAAGCGCTTCGATGGCAAGCATGAGACAGCCCTCTCCAGGGCCTAACATGCCTTCTTTTGTACCCGTTCCTATCCCAATCGGTTatgctcaagctcaactctTACCCTCGCGCACAATCCGATTGACAATCAACGTTTCTCGACCGTTCAAATGGTCCCCTGGTCAAAGCGTGTTGCTATATCTTCCTGAATTATCTCGATTTCAGTCACACCCTTTCACAATAAGCAACAATGATCCCAATGAGATTGTTCTCCTCGTCAAAGCCAGGAAAGGTTTGACGAGAAAGCTTTTCGATCTGGTACGAGCGCGATCTCTAGCCGCTGTGGGAATCAACgatgtgaaagataagaggaTATCATTGCAATCGATGAATCCGAGTGAGACCAAATCGGCACTGCAAGTGCCACCGATCTTCATCAAAGCGTGGGTAGATGGACCGATGGGATCTGCAGGACGGGTGAAATGGGATAATTACTCGACGGTTTTGATCATATGTGGAGGATCCGGTGTCAGTTTTGGTGCAGCGATATGCGATCACGTCTGTCGAAAGATCAACAATGGGATTGGAAAAACTAGAAGAGTCAGATTTTGCTGGGTGGTTAGAGAATTCGCTGAAATAGCATGGGTGGCAAGTCAATTGAGAAGATGTCAAAATCTGGTATCGGCCTCACAACTTGAAATCAGCATATTCGTGACGAAATCACATAAACCCAGTTATAGACCTCAACAGAGTGGAGATGAATTCGCACCTCCCAGACCTGGTTTCGTAGGTGGACCAACACATcagagaagaggatcagccGATTCTATCACCAGTCAATTGAGTGTCGATACCGATGCGGAACCTCAGATGGATTACGATGAAACGGTTGATAGTCACCTTTCATCCAATTATGCGGATATCATCGATTTGACAAAttacgaagatgaagaggatgtgaaTGATCCGGCTGAGAATATCTTATCTGAGAATCTACAGAAACAAGGTAAAATCAAACGAGCGAAAAGTAGAAAGGCGGCGAAGAGGAACACCAGAGGTAGTGGACCTCCTGCTGGATCACCGTTGTATCCACCTAATCGACAatcacaacatcaacagcaatCATCTTACGATCGACCTATGCCCCGTCAAAATAGCTCTTATGGCGTGTACAACGATTATCAGGTTTCTCCGCAGAGATTATCAACTTCGTCATACGATGATCCCTATTCCCCTCGAAGGCCTTCAGGATACGATGATGGTAATTATCAAGCTGGGCAGAACAATCTATACGCCCCTCAACctaatcagtatcaatctcatcctcattctgcGCCTATGATGTTGTCCAGTACCAGTGGTTCAAACTATGATCGAAGACAATCTTTCAGGTCTTTGGCAGACTCGACATATAATCAGTATAACCCATTCAGTGGACCTGGTGGAGGAACTTACTCGATGGGACCATCACCTAGTCCGTCAATAATGAACTTTGATGATAATGCTTCTGTTGCTGGAGAATCCGTTAGAGATCTATTATCAAGAACGTCAAGAACCCAATCGATGGTTTTGTTAGAGGATCCAGATTACGCGGATAACAGCTCTATCTCGAATCCATATAATAACGATAATGATTATTCAAATGGGGGAATTCACCAGGATAAGAGGAAATCATATGAGAGTaagaaagatggtggatTATGGATCGACGAATCGGATTATGTAGCGATGGATATATTGACTGAATTGACAATCAAGGGTAAACCGAAATTGTCGGCAAtgctggaagaagagatcgaatTGAATCTGGGTAACATGATTGTTGCTAGTGAGTTTAAAACCTTTCTATCATTATTGTCAGTTGAATAAAGTATGATGACTGACTTGAGTTGGGGCCTTCTTACAGCCTGCGGTCCAGTAACTCTGAATACGGTAATAAGGAATTTGGTATCTAAGCATATCTCACCATCGAAAATTCGTAAAGGTGATAAATCAGGTCAAATCGATATATATAGTGAAGATTATGAAGCGTAGGAGCGGGCTATACGATACTTGGTTGGAAGGTGTTCTTCGTCTGGTTTCTGCGTCTGTACGACATTCTTATCATGTAGCTTCTTGTTAGCGTTTCATGGCTTGACTCGTTTTCGGTCTCTTGATGATTCACGAAATATACGAAAGAGGGACATTATCCATTATCCATATTTACGATACGACATAAATGCATGAATTTTTCATATCTCTTTCATATCCTATTAAGGATCCATCATAACAGTATACAACAAAAGACGAACCAATTTCGATAAAAAAAACACAATTATTATATTCGAATATCCCACAAGTCATGTACCAAAGCACAAATTACTCAACGTATCATTAAGATCATTTCTTCTTGGATCTCGTTCCATTTGAAGGTGAATAAGAGAATGGGACTGGCTCTTCGCCATCGTAAAATACAGCATTGACTACTACTCTTGTTCTCTTCAGATTATCGATCGGTCGATGAGCATCGTGCAAATTCCCATGGTGGTCCAGCTCAACCTAAATAGAGATGATCAGTCAGTTTCGCACTCTAGTACTGGGACCCGGTTTTTGCACTCACTTTAGCCCGAAGACAACTTTTCACCTCTGTGACGGCTTCTGATTCCTCTCTACTATTTCTCGATGAAGGTCTAGCTGAACCATCATCTCTGATCACCGTCAAACCCTTATCGAAAGAGACAAACTTGGgtttcttatcatcttcattcgatTTAAACTTCTTCAAAGGTCTCTGTATTTGAGGAGTTTCGAAATCGCTTTCATCACCTGGATGTCTATGCTGAACCAGCTTTTCGACAATAGGtttttcagcttcttcatcttcctgttgACCTTTTCGCCTTTTAGCTCTAGCTTCTCTGgcattcttcttttcctcttcatttcGCTCCGCTGTAGTCCTAATCTTAGAAGTAGGACTAGGAGGTCTATGTCCACTCTGTCGAATGATTTGACGGTCGATGGCGCAATGATATACTTGGTTCCGTACGGTGTTACGATGCGTTGTTGTCTTGAGTTCCTTCTCAGACATGAGAGGAGGTCCAGCAgtaggtgttgatgttgatttgggTTTAGATTTGGAAGAAACAGGTACGATGGTAGCAACCGCTTGTGGCTGAGAGATCTTACGCGGGCGTCCTACAGgtctcttctttttcttgggAGATGGCGACTTTACAGGAGACGAAGGTGGCTTGGCTAACTGCACCGAAACTTCTTCATGATCCGCGCTTGATCCTCTAATCGGTTGGGTTGGACTCGAGGCCGACGACAAGGATGCTGTCGAAGTGGCTTCAGCTGTTGCGTGACGGGTAGCAGTAGCTGGAGGACCTTCAGACACCGGCGCAGGAACAGCTGCTACATCGTGAATAGGTGCTGAAGACCAAGTCGAAGGTGTCGACACAGTGACCATACGAGGCGTACCGAATCTCATGGGCGTGCCAAGCTTTTCAACCATCAGTAAAAAGTTCTAATAAAGGGAATTGGGAACTCACCTTCCTAGGAGTGCCTCTATCTAACAAGGTCTTTTTCAACAAACCGGCTTTAGCAGGCGAGCGGAAAGCTGGTCTGCCCATGACCTGCGTGTCTCCGGCTATACCTACAGAGAATATTGGGGCTGCCTGTAGAGGGATTggctgatgatttgggtggaAATGAAGATTTCGGGATGGTAGACCAAGGGCAGGCCGAGTCGGCGCAGCTGTGTGGAATCGAGACGCGGGTgtgattgaagaggaagtgacAGCAGTGTTGACATTTGTAGGCCTTGCCAGGGAAGTCACGGGTGCAGGTCTTTTCAAggggatggaagatgaagttgatggcCTCAGAGGATTTGTTGTCTTGTCAGCTGGTTTATTGGTCGGCTTGGAGATAGCTGGAAGGGTTTTCTTGGCCGCGAGTGCTGGACGGGACAAAATTTTGGTAGTTGGCAGACTTTTGGTAGTCGAGGACGCGAGGGGTACGACAGTGTGTTTCTTCTGTACAGGTGCAGCCGCTTTCGAGACCGTCGACGTTTTTGCCGGTGCTGCTACAGACCTAGATTGCTGAGGGAAAGCTGTTGCTCGGGctgtcgatgaagaagaggtggacgAGGAAGCCTTCAACGCAGTTGACGAGGACGAACTgcttgaagatgacgaagaaaCTGATCGCTGAGGGGGACCTAAAGCTCCTATCTTGCTTGAATAGGCGGTGTCAAGCTGATTACGGATTGCCATAGCTCGTGAAGCGGATTTAGTGGGTAACGTAGCATTTTTCAAGGGTTTGGCCGAAGTCGCTTCTTTGAGCAATTTGGCACCTCTTTCCACCAATGCGGGAGGGGGTAAAGGAGTGGATCTACTCGGAGTAGAAGTGAATGCCACGGTGCGAGTAGGTTCAGAGACCGTCTGCAGACTGATTGGACTATGTGTCTGACTTAGTCGTATCTTGTCCTCGAATGGTTCCAAGACCGGTATGATAGGTGGAGGTGACAGATTTCGACAAGGAGAACCTACTTCGGCTCGAATAGAGGTGAAATGATGGGACGATAGTACTGGTATGACCACCGGGCCAGCTCTTGCAATGGGTAGAGGCGAATCCATATTGGAGGACATATCGCCGTCAGGCAATAAATCCGAGTTTGGACTTTCTACAGCTTCCTtttcatcgccatcatcgtGGTGATTGGGTGCTATCGATTGACTATCTTCGAAACCGGTTTCCGGGTCGGAGAAATCAGATAATCGCAATCCACCCATGTCGAGTTGTGTGGCTTCTGCAAGGGGGGATGGTCAGCTGGACTGTACCGCCAATACgcaatcactcaccatcttctgatccatctGAGTCATCGTTCTGCCCCATGGTTACGACGTCCTCCGACCTTGCTGCCTCATCTGTGTGCGATTCCGGTGTTTCCACAGGCATGTTCTCTTTATCGCTTCCAGCTGAATCACTTTGGGAATGTATGGAACTTGAGGGCGgctgaggagaagaaagattgaATGCGGCGAAGTCGAGTGTCAGATCGGAGGCATCTTGAGCTTTGGTTGGCGTGGAGCATGAGCATGTCTGCTGCTTtaaaggtgatgaggatggggttGAGGTCATATCAGAGTCATTGTTATCTGGTCGTACTTGTCGTTCAGTTAAAACGGATCGTGTGACTGGGTTAAGCTTTGTCATAGGCGATAGTAACAATGTCTTCCGCCTCATGAATTCCCTTGAATCTCTTTTCCTCACTCGATGGATAATTGGTGAAGGCGAGGCCGAGGTCGACGCTGATAATTTGGCGATAAGACTGAGCTCATCAGGTCGATGATCACCCAAGAATacaccttgatcatcatctgaagtatcctcttcatcgtcggCTTCTATCCCGGTGACATCGATATTACTTGATGAGAATTCGCATGGGTCGGCAAGTGGTATAGGGGGTGGCTTGGGAGATGCAGACAGCATGGTGATGGGTCTGTCCGAGATATggatatgtgatatgtcaGGAATGAgggatgctgatgatgataacgGTTGTCAAGAAGTGTCATGTCTGTTGGAGGAGTGAGTGTTTGTGTGGTTTGTTTATACCTGACCCATATTCTAATTACGTAATTTGGGGTGCGAGGGCGACCACGTGACTAGTACTATGTTGTTGCCACCCAATTGACGAAGGATCTGATCCTTTTGTGTCGCAACCGTTATCTCTTCGAGGTCATTCAATGCATATGCCTACCTAACCGTTCACAACATAAAGCTCTGTCCAAGCAATTTCAGGCCGCCAAGTCTGTCTCTCAGTAACATCGGATCTAAACGCTCTCGTAGGACCAGGATCACAGGGAAGCTTCGCTCAACATGTCGTATTTCATGACCCAGTGAGTCTTTCTCGCGTCTTATTTGCTTGCAACATCCATTTTATATCTACCTCAATTCCCCCGGAGCTTTACTGAccacaccttcatccttaCAATCACTGCTCAACCTTTGCTCTTGCCATCCTCCAACTCCCCTTATCCTATTAACAAACCCTAAAAACGCACCTGCAGCTTGCATTCCGGCTGGCATGTCGACCAAGCGATTCTCGTGGAGGAAGACCGTGTGGTGTGTATACGGTTCGGTCACGATCATGACCAAGAATGTATGGCGTTAGATGAGACTCTGTACGGTGTGTCAGAGAAAGTGCAGAATTTCGCAGTCATCTACCTGGTGGATATAACTGAAGTACCCGATTTCAACAAGATGTACGAGTTGTACGATAATTGCTCGTTGATGTTCTTCTATCGGTGAGCTTGCGATCACTGGGATAGAGTCGAATATCGAGCTGACGGATGGATTTCGCGCTTTGTATAGAAACAAGCACATCATGATCGATTTGGGTACGGGTGATAACAACAAGATGTAAGTGAATCTTGTTGGGGTATTTTCTGTCTATAATTCGGATGAGACCTAGCTTACATCTTCGTCTCGTCAGAAATTGGGCTATAACCGATAaacaggaggtgagtctacCCTTGTATTTTTGGATTATGTGATTGATCGTCGCTGACATGAAACGGCATCGTCGGTTTCTCCAGTTGATCGACATCATCGAGACTGTGTATAGAGGAGCTTCGAAAGGACGTGGTCTCGTAGTGTCacctcgaggtgagtcaatgTTGGTAATTGACAAGAGATTCTACTAACTTCgaacctcttcctcagatTACTCGACTCGACAGAAAGGCCGATAGATTTGTTTCCAGGTAGATTTTTGGGTAATAATGTAGCATGTATCTCTCTTCGTTCATGAGCCTAGCGGCTACAGGAGGAATTGATCGTGTGAGGACAGTGAATGTGAAGCGGTTAGGGTACCATGAGGTTCAGATCGATTACtaaagagagaggaagacgagAGGGAATGCTATCAGGATATTTCATCCCGACTTCTGTCATACAAATGATGGTTCCTGGGATCCTTGTTTGCCCACACACAACAGATTGGTGTTGCATTTCTTTGTCGCTGTGTCGACACCGTTGGTGAAACGGTATCATGCATCGTTGCCATTGAGaaatcaacttcttccaacGTTCGATGCGGCAAGGGTTCGACTCCCTTACGGTGTATATGCAAGGTAACATTCCTGTGACAGATTGAACAGTTTTTACTCCTCTCAAATCCTCCTACTTTCCAGTCTTTTTCAAGCGAACATGCTCATCGCTTGCAGATTCTAGTTGCATTCTAATTTCCCTAAATTTTGAAACAGCGTTCGTGCGAAAGGTGAAACACCGTTGGTGGAACGGTATCATGTAACATTCCCATTGTTACGTCACGGGTTC
The nucleotide sequence above comes from Kwoniella europaea PYCC6329 chromosome 1, complete sequence. Encoded proteins:
- a CDS encoding thioredoxin-like protein 4A, coding for MSYFMTHLHSGWHVDQAILVEEDRVVCIRFGHDHDQECMALDETLYGVSEKVQNFAVIYLVDITEVPDFNKMYELYDNCSLMFFYRNKHIMIDLGTGDNNKINWAITDKQELIDIIETVYRGASKGRGLVVSPRDYSTRQKGR